From Stenotrophomonas maltophilia, a single genomic window includes:
- a CDS encoding ExbD/TolR family protein, which yields MRIGNDRSQDEPHIDLVPLIDVILVLIIFFVVTTTFDARSTLQVQLPTASQQQTNEPPRSLSVLINAEGRYFINDQEVLRSDVESVKQTIAAVAGSDREQTVLLRADARTPYQAVVTAQDALGQLGFRRIAIATAPEVRP from the coding sequence ATGCGTATCGGCAACGACCGGTCCCAGGATGAGCCGCATATCGACCTGGTGCCACTGATCGACGTCATCCTGGTGCTGATCATCTTCTTTGTGGTCACCACCACGTTCGATGCGCGTTCGACGCTGCAGGTGCAGCTGCCGACCGCCAGCCAGCAGCAGACCAACGAGCCGCCGCGCTCGCTCAGCGTGCTGATCAACGCCGAGGGCCGCTATTTCATCAATGACCAGGAAGTGCTGCGCAGCGACGTCGAGTCGGTCAAGCAGACCATTGCCGCCGTGGCGGGCAGTGATCGCGAGCAGACCGTGCTGCTGCGCGCCGATGCACGCACTCCCTACCAGGCCGTGGTGACCGCGCAGGATGCGCTGGGCCAGCTCGGCTTCCGCCGTATTGCCATTGCAACAGCACCCGAGGTGCGTCCATGA
- the msbA gene encoding lipid A export permease/ATP-binding protein MsbA — protein sequence MSSKHAPVWPIYKRLLGYTRAYWVLMVAAVIAMAVESVAGYFFTKLMEPLVNRGFVNPEPRMAVILPLTILGLFLMRSAATWVSDYALAKTGRSVVRDLREQVLAKYLHLPSSHFDTESTPVMVSRLNFDTEQVTQASADALKTVVADTLTIIAMLAVMLQMSVKVTVAMLVVVPMIGVIVSYVGKRYRRISRGIQDGMGTMAQTAEQSLAAQQEVKVHGTQQHEMSRYSRLANRMLALNMKVEITRAGASSVVQFLAALALAVIVWVSTREALAGRLNAGQFMGLMISMTAIIPSLRRLTSVQSSISRGVSAAERLFGILDMPVERDEGRNTVQRVQGELAFEHVMLRYRADSGIALDDISFVAKPGTVTAIVGRSGSGKTSLIRLVPRFYEPSGGRITLDGVALDDYPLADLRRQVAMVGQKVMLFDDTIGANIAYGMDATDDQIRAAAEAANAWEFIARMPQQLQTPVGENGALLSGGQRQRLAIARAILRDAPILILDEATAALDNESERLVQDALQRLMPERTTLVIAHRLSTIEHADQVLVMDHGRIVERGTHKELLSMGGLYQHLHSMQFRERQD from the coding sequence ATGAGTTCCAAACACGCGCCGGTGTGGCCGATCTACAAGCGTCTGCTGGGATATACCCGTGCCTACTGGGTCCTGATGGTCGCCGCTGTCATCGCCATGGCGGTGGAGTCGGTGGCCGGGTACTTCTTCACCAAGCTGATGGAGCCGCTGGTCAACCGCGGCTTCGTCAATCCCGAGCCAAGGATGGCGGTGATCCTGCCGTTGACCATCCTCGGCCTGTTCCTGATGCGCAGTGCCGCCACCTGGGTCAGCGACTACGCACTGGCCAAGACCGGCCGCAGCGTGGTGCGCGACCTGCGTGAGCAGGTACTGGCCAAGTACCTGCACCTGCCGTCCTCGCACTTCGATACCGAATCGACCCCGGTGATGGTCAGCCGCCTGAATTTCGACACCGAGCAGGTCACCCAGGCCAGCGCCGATGCGCTCAAGACCGTGGTCGCCGATACCCTGACCATCATCGCGATGCTGGCGGTGATGCTGCAGATGAGCGTCAAGGTCACCGTGGCGATGCTGGTGGTGGTGCCGATGATCGGCGTGATCGTGTCCTACGTCGGCAAGCGCTACCGGCGTATCAGCCGCGGCATCCAGGACGGCATGGGCACGATGGCGCAGACCGCCGAGCAGTCGCTGGCCGCGCAGCAGGAAGTGAAGGTGCACGGCACCCAGCAGCATGAGATGTCGCGTTACTCGCGCCTGGCCAACCGCATGCTGGCACTGAACATGAAGGTGGAAATCACCCGTGCCGGCGCGTCCAGCGTGGTCCAGTTCCTGGCCGCGCTGGCGCTGGCGGTGATCGTCTGGGTGTCGACCCGCGAAGCGCTCGCCGGCCGTCTGAACGCCGGCCAGTTCATGGGCCTGATGATCTCGATGACCGCGATCATTCCCTCGCTGCGCCGCCTGACCAGCGTGCAGTCCTCGATCTCGCGTGGCGTGTCCGCTGCCGAGCGCCTGTTCGGCATCCTCGACATGCCGGTCGAGCGCGACGAAGGCCGCAACACGGTGCAGCGCGTGCAGGGTGAACTGGCCTTCGAGCACGTCATGCTGCGCTACCGCGCCGATAGTGGCATCGCGCTGGATGACATCAGCTTCGTTGCCAAGCCGGGCACGGTGACCGCCATCGTTGGCCGATCCGGCAGCGGCAAGACCAGCCTGATCCGGCTGGTACCGCGCTTCTACGAACCCAGTGGTGGGCGCATCACCCTCGACGGCGTGGCCCTGGACGACTATCCGCTGGCCGATCTGCGCCGCCAGGTGGCGATGGTCGGGCAGAAGGTCATGCTGTTCGACGACACCATCGGCGCCAACATCGCCTATGGCATGGACGCGACCGATGATCAGATCCGCGCGGCCGCCGAAGCGGCCAATGCGTGGGAATTCATCGCACGCATGCCGCAGCAGCTGCAGACCCCGGTCGGCGAGAACGGCGCGCTGCTGTCCGGCGGCCAGCGCCAGCGCCTGGCGATCGCGCGCGCGATCCTGCGTGATGCCCCGATCCTGATCCTCGATGAAGCCACCGCCGCGCTCGACAACGAATCCGAGCGGCTGGTACAGGATGCACTGCAGCGCCTGATGCCCGAGCGCACCACGCTGGTGATCGCACACCGCCTGTCAACCATCGAGCATGCCGACCAGGTGCTGGTGATGGACCACGGTCGCATCGTTGAACGCGGCACCCACAAGGAGCTGCTGAGCATGGGTGGCCTGTACCAGCATCTGCACAGCATGCAGTTCCGCGAAAGGCAGGACTGA
- the lpxK gene encoding tetraacyldisaccharide 4'-kinase: MAGKGTQTPPYWYDGSPVPWAMRLLAPLYAGVTALRRRAYRRGWRKHYTLPVPVIVVGNITAGGTGKTPLTIALVERLRAAGWKPGVASRGYGREDADKPLWVQADTPTAKGGDEPVLIAWKTGVPVRVDRDRVAAGKALIEAGCNVIVCDDGLQHYRLARDIEIEVVDAQRRYGNGRMIPAGPLREPVSRATECDFRVVNLGQADEDAAAQACGFGQWPMALHIDSAQPLAGGRARPLSYFKGQRVHAVAGIAHPQRFFDMLRARGIGVVPHAFADHQAYQPQDLSFGSQLPVLMTEKDAVKCRQFGNDWHYAVPLRAELPAAFWVALTDRLDKLRPN; encoded by the coding sequence ATGGCTGGCAAGGGTACCCAGACCCCGCCGTACTGGTACGACGGCAGCCCGGTTCCCTGGGCGATGCGCCTGCTGGCGCCGCTGTACGCCGGTGTCACCGCGCTGCGCCGGCGTGCCTATCGGCGCGGCTGGCGCAAGCACTACACGTTGCCGGTGCCGGTCATCGTGGTCGGCAACATCACCGCAGGCGGCACCGGCAAGACGCCGTTGACCATCGCCCTGGTCGAGCGCCTTCGTGCCGCCGGCTGGAAGCCGGGCGTGGCCAGCCGCGGCTATGGCCGCGAGGATGCGGACAAGCCACTGTGGGTACAGGCCGACACGCCGACCGCCAAGGGCGGCGACGAGCCGGTGCTGATCGCGTGGAAGACCGGCGTGCCGGTGCGCGTGGATCGTGATCGCGTTGCCGCTGGCAAGGCGCTGATCGAGGCCGGCTGCAATGTGATCGTCTGCGACGATGGCCTGCAGCACTACCGGCTGGCACGCGACATCGAAATTGAAGTGGTCGATGCCCAGCGCCGCTACGGCAATGGCCGGATGATTCCGGCCGGACCGCTGCGTGAGCCGGTCAGCCGCGCTACCGAGTGCGACTTCCGGGTGGTCAACCTCGGCCAGGCCGATGAGGATGCCGCAGCCCAGGCCTGTGGATTCGGCCAGTGGCCGATGGCCCTGCACATCGACAGTGCGCAGCCGCTGGCCGGTGGCCGTGCGCGCCCGCTGTCGTATTTCAAGGGCCAGCGTGTGCACGCGGTGGCCGGCATCGCCCATCCGCAGCGCTTCTTCGACATGCTGCGCGCGCGTGGCATCGGCGTGGTGCCGCATGCCTTTGCCGACCATCAGGCGTATCAGCCGCAGGACCTGTCCTTCGGCAGCCAGCTGCCGGTGCTGATGACCGAGAAGGACGCGGTGAAGTGCCGTCAGTTCGGCAACGACTGGCACTACGCCGTCCCGCTGCGTGCCGAGCTGCCTGCTGCGTTCTGGGTGGCGCTGACCGATCGCCTGGACAAGCTGAGACCGAACTGA
- the kdsB gene encoding 3-deoxy-manno-octulosonate cytidylyltransferase, protein MTEFVVAIPARYAASRLPGKPLRLLGGEPLVLHVARRALQAGAGEVWVATDDQRIADTLSGLAEVKVAMTATSHASGTDRLAECARIAGWADDTVVVNLQGDEPFAPAAGIRAVADALVGGNAPMSTLATTVEDAHTLFDPNVVKLVRNVRNEAMYFSRAPIAWHRDGFARSRDTLPDGHAWLRHIGIYGYRAGFLQQFAGMPPGQLEQVESLEQLRVLEAGYAISVAISPEPFPPGIDTPEDLERAEALLQAMAAR, encoded by the coding sequence ATGACCGAATTCGTCGTCGCCATCCCGGCCCGCTATGCCGCATCGAGGCTGCCGGGCAAGCCGCTGCGCCTGCTGGGCGGTGAGCCGCTGGTCCTGCACGTGGCGCGCCGCGCGCTGCAGGCGGGTGCTGGCGAGGTCTGGGTCGCCACCGACGACCAGCGCATCGCCGACACGCTGTCCGGGCTGGCCGAAGTGAAGGTGGCGATGACCGCAACATCGCACGCGTCCGGCACCGACCGTCTGGCCGAGTGCGCGCGCATTGCCGGCTGGGCCGATGACACCGTGGTGGTGAACCTGCAGGGCGATGAACCCTTCGCGCCTGCGGCCGGTATCCGCGCAGTGGCCGACGCGCTGGTCGGCGGCAATGCGCCGATGTCGACCCTGGCCACCACCGTCGAGGACGCGCACACCCTGTTCGACCCGAACGTGGTCAAGCTGGTGCGCAACGTGCGCAACGAGGCGATGTACTTCAGCCGTGCGCCGATCGCCTGGCACCGCGATGGCTTCGCCCGCAGTCGCGACACCCTGCCGGACGGCCATGCCTGGCTGCGCCATATCGGCATCTATGGCTATCGCGCCGGCTTCCTGCAGCAGTTCGCGGGGATGCCGCCGGGCCAGCTGGAGCAGGTCGAGTCGCTGGAACAGCTGCGGGTGCTGGAAGCCGGCTATGCGATCAGCGTGGCGATCTCGCCCGAGCCGTTCCCGCCGGGCATCGATACCCCCGAGGACCTCGAGCGCGCCGAAGCGCTGCTGCAGGCGATGGCGGCGCGATGA
- a CDS encoding low molecular weight protein-tyrosine-phosphatase, whose product MKLLVVCLGNICRSPMAEGALRARLDASPLAGRVQVDSAGTGDWHVGEPPDRRAIACAAGHGVDIGGLRARQLQAVDFDRFDWVLCADEANLRDAARLATPAQRERLALYLPWSGGQGRVAIPDPYTGGNDHFEQVWTLVDNAAERAVARLLHDADSGIIGP is encoded by the coding sequence ATGAAACTGCTGGTCGTCTGCCTCGGCAACATCTGCCGTTCGCCGATGGCCGAAGGTGCGCTGCGCGCACGCCTGGACGCCTCGCCGCTGGCCGGGCGGGTGCAGGTCGATTCGGCCGGTACCGGTGACTGGCACGTCGGTGAGCCACCGGACCGGCGCGCGATCGCCTGCGCGGCCGGGCACGGCGTGGACATTGGCGGCCTGCGTGCACGCCAGCTGCAGGCCGTGGATTTCGACCGCTTCGACTGGGTCCTGTGCGCCGACGAAGCCAATCTGCGTGATGCCGCCCGCCTGGCGACGCCCGCCCAGCGCGAGCGGCTGGCACTGTACCTGCCGTGGTCGGGCGGGCAGGGTCGGGTCGCGATCCCCGACCCTTACACCGGTGGCAACGATCACTTCGAACAGGTCTGGACGCTGGTCGACAATGCGGCAGAACGTGCCGTGG